A region of Saimiri boliviensis isolate mSaiBol1 chromosome 8, mSaiBol1.pri, whole genome shotgun sequence DNA encodes the following proteins:
- the KCNMB3 gene encoding LOW QUALITY PROTEIN: calcium-activated potassium channel subunit beta-3 (The sequence of the model RefSeq protein was modified relative to this genomic sequence to represent the inferred CDS: inserted 4 bases in 3 codons; substituted 1 base at 1 genomic stop codon) translates to MRSEETSPRPTRGEPRQVPRRPVRGTGTAFPASGKKRETDCSDGDPFDVHKRPPSRAGEDRAMLLGFAVMGFSVLMFFFLGTTILRPFVLSTQREELTCTAIHTAITDDWLDCAFTCGVHCRGXGKYPCLQVFVNLTHSGQKALLHYNEEAVQINPKCFYTPKCHQDRNDLLSSALDIEAFFDHKNGTAFSCFCSPXSQAEDVILIKQYDQMAIFHCFLWPPLTLLGGALTVGMVRLXHLSSLCEKCSNAVRDEVGGKVPYTEQHQFRLXSVRRSREIFRRWPN, encoded by the exons ATGAGGAGTGAGGAAACGTCCCCGCGTCCAACCCGCGGGGAGCCCCGGCAGGTCCCTCGGCGCCCGGTCCGTGGCACGGG GACAGCCTTTCCTGCctcagggaagaagagagagacagactgcaGTGATGGAGACCCATTCGATGTGCACAAAAGACCGCCATCCAGGGCTGGAGAGGACCGGGCCATGCTGCTGGGCTTTGCCGTGATGGGCTTCTCAGTCCTAATGTTCTTCTTCCTTGGAACAACCATTCTACGGCCTTTTGTGCTCAG CACTCAGAGGGAAGAATTGACCTGCACTGCCATCCACACAGCTATCACGGACGACTGGCTGGACTGTGCCTTCACCTGCGGTGTGCACTGCCGTG AGGGGAAGTACCCGTGCCTTCAGGTGTTTGTGAACCTCACCCATTCAGGGCAGAAAGCTCTCCTACATTATAATGAAGAGGCTGTCCAGATAAATCCCAAG TGCTTTTACACACCTAAGTGCCACCAAGATAGAAATGATTTGCTCAGCAGTGCTCTGGACATAGAGGCATTCTTCGATCACAAGAATGGAACTGCCTTTTCATGCTTCTGCAGTC GCAGCCAAGCTGAAGATGTCATTCTTATAAAACAGTATGACCAAATGGCCATCTTCCACTGCTTCTTGTGGCCTCCGTTGACCCTGCTAGGTGGTGCCCTGACTGTTGGCATGGTGAGATT ACACCTGTCCTCACTGTGTGAAAAATGCAGCAATGCAGTAAGAGATGAGGTAGGTGGAAAAGTACCTTACACAGAACAGCATCAGTTCAGACTGTGAAGTGTGAGGAGGAGCAGAGAAATCTTCAGACGGTGGCCAAATTAA